In Streptomyces capitiformicae, one genomic interval encodes:
- the paaE gene encoding 1,2-phenylacetyl-CoA epoxidase subunit PaaE, with the protein MKGLREEPTARPDAAPTEAARPEAVRGVSRSRPRRRPVFHSLRVASVQPLCVDAVAVGFDIPAELAEEFAFTPGQSLTLRREMGGRDERRSYSICSPVGASPRIGVRIVPGGLFSSWLVNDVRPGDTVQVMAPTGAFTPDLTTAGHHVLIAAGSGITPMMSIAESVLAADSRSTVTLFYGNRRTDTVMFADELADLKDLYPARFQLAHVLSREPREAEVLSGRIDADRLSTLVAGLVDVTSADHWWLCGPHGMVRDAQQVLAGLGVPADRVHQELFYADDEPVREARHEEAAAEGPVSEVTVTLDGRSTTAALSRERTILDGAQRTRPDLPFACKGGVCGTCRALVTEGKADMRRNFALEPAEVDAGYVLTCQSYPVSEALTVDFDS; encoded by the coding sequence ATGAAAGGCCTGAGGGAAGAGCCGACGGCCCGCCCCGACGCGGCCCCGACGGAGGCGGCCCGGCCGGAGGCGGTGCGAGGGGTCTCGCGCTCACGCCCGCGCCGCCGGCCGGTCTTTCACTCTCTGCGTGTCGCCTCCGTGCAACCCCTCTGCGTGGACGCGGTCGCCGTCGGGTTCGACATCCCGGCGGAGTTGGCCGAGGAGTTCGCCTTCACGCCCGGGCAGTCGCTGACGTTGCGGCGCGAGATGGGGGGGCGGGACGAGCGTCGGTCGTACTCGATCTGTTCGCCGGTCGGGGCGAGCCCGCGTATCGGCGTACGGATCGTCCCCGGCGGCCTGTTCTCGTCCTGGCTCGTCAATGACGTACGCCCCGGCGACACCGTCCAGGTGATGGCCCCCACCGGCGCCTTCACCCCCGACCTCACCACCGCCGGCCACCACGTGCTGATCGCGGCGGGTTCCGGCATCACGCCCATGATGTCCATCGCCGAGTCCGTGCTGGCCGCCGACTCCCGCTCGACGGTCACCCTCTTCTACGGCAACCGTCGTACCGACACCGTGATGTTCGCCGACGAGCTCGCGGACCTGAAGGACCTCTACCCGGCCCGGTTCCAGCTCGCCCACGTGCTCTCCCGCGAACCCCGTGAGGCCGAGGTGCTCTCCGGCCGTATCGACGCCGACCGGCTCTCGACGCTCGTCGCCGGGCTCGTCGACGTGACGTCGGCCGACCACTGGTGGCTGTGCGGCCCGCACGGCATGGTCCGCGACGCCCAACAGGTGCTGGCCGGGCTCGGGGTGCCCGCGGACCGGGTCCACCAGGAGCTGTTCTACGCCGATGACGAGCCCGTACGGGAGGCGCGCCACGAGGAGGCCGCCGCCGAGGGGCCCGTCAGCGAGGTGACCGTCACCCTCGACGGCCGTTCCACCACCGCCGCGCTCTCCCGCGAGCGGACCATCCTCGACGGCGCCCAACGCACCCGCCCCGACCTGCCCTTCGCCTGCAAGGGCGGCGTCTGTGGCACCTGCCGGGCCCTGGTCACCGAGGGCAAGGCCGACATGCGCCGCAACTTCGCCCTCGAACCGGCCGAGGTGGACGCGGGCTACGTACTGACCTGCCAGTCGTACCCGGTCTCCGAGGCCCTGACAGTCGACTTCGACAGCTGA
- the paaD gene encoding 1,2-phenylacetyl-CoA epoxidase subunit PaaD, with amino-acid sequence MVTTALDTRRARHIAEQVPDPELPMLTLADLGVLRGVELTEDGTVVASLTPTYSGCPAMAEMRADVAARLRDAGYARVEIRTVLHPPWTSDWITPAGRRKLAEHGIAPPGPAPRGGPVPLVLSPIRHAVTCPRCGSPDTEETSRFAATSCKSLWRCRICREPFEYVKEI; translated from the coding sequence ATGGTGACCACCGCCCTCGACACCCGGCGCGCCCGGCACATCGCCGAGCAGGTGCCCGACCCCGAGCTGCCCATGCTGACCCTCGCCGACCTGGGCGTTCTGCGCGGCGTCGAGCTGACGGAGGACGGCACGGTGGTCGCGAGCCTGACCCCGACGTATTCGGGCTGCCCGGCGATGGCGGAGATGCGGGCGGACGTGGCGGCGCGGCTGCGCGACGCCGGGTACGCGCGCGTGGAGATCCGTACGGTCCTCCATCCCCCATGGACCAGCGACTGGATCACCCCGGCCGGCCGCCGCAAGCTGGCCGAACACGGCATCGCGCCCCCCGGCCCCGCACCACGCGGCGGCCCCGTCCCGCTCGTTCTCTCCCCCATCCGGCACGCGGTGACCTGTCCCCGCTGCGGCTCGCCGGACACCGAGGAGACCTCCCGCTTCGCCGCCACATCCTGCAAGTCCCTGTGGCGCTGCCGCATCTGCCGCGAGCCGTTCGAGTACGTCAAGGAGATCTGA
- the paaC gene encoding 1,2-phenylacetyl-CoA epoxidase subunit PaaC, producing MSDDHVYMTLAEGHEDDTRWAYGTGFEDPLHGVDTTVPEGVDAAELAGVCVALADDALVSAQRLAEWTTRAPELEEEVALANIGLDLLGQARLLYSRAGQVDGTGRGEDAYAYFRDADDFRNVRLAELPNGDFAFSTVRLLVLSGWRLAHFEHLVAHPDPVLSAIAAKGVKELTYHRQYAAEWVVRLGDGTEESHRRTRKALEQVAPYFGELFTAYDVRDEVAAVLRQVTEAAGLPMPVYRPLPGAGRAGGHTEHLAPLLAELQSVARAHPEATW from the coding sequence ATGAGCGACGACCACGTCTACATGACCCTCGCCGAGGGACACGAGGACGACACCCGCTGGGCGTACGGCACCGGCTTCGAGGACCCCCTGCACGGTGTCGACACCACCGTGCCCGAGGGTGTCGACGCCGCCGAACTGGCTGGCGTCTGCGTCGCGTTGGCCGACGACGCCCTGGTCTCGGCCCAGCGGCTCGCCGAGTGGACCACCCGCGCCCCCGAGCTGGAGGAGGAGGTCGCGCTCGCCAACATCGGCCTCGACCTGCTCGGCCAGGCCCGCCTGCTGTACTCCCGCGCCGGACAGGTCGACGGCACCGGGCGCGGCGAGGACGCGTACGCCTATTTCCGCGACGCCGACGACTTCCGCAACGTACGCCTGGCCGAACTGCCGAACGGGGACTTCGCGTTCTCGACCGTGCGCCTCCTCGTGCTGTCCGGCTGGCGTCTCGCGCACTTCGAGCACCTGGTGGCGCACCCCGACCCGGTCCTCTCGGCGATCGCCGCCAAGGGCGTCAAGGAGCTGACGTACCACCGGCAGTACGCCGCCGAGTGGGTGGTCCGGCTGGGCGACGGCACCGAGGAGTCGCATCGGCGGACGCGCAAGGCGTTGGAGCAAGTGGCCCCGTACTTCGGTGAGTTGTTCACCGCGTACGACGTAAGGGACGAGGTCGCCGCCGTGCTGCGCCAGGTCACCGAGGCGGCCGGACTGCCGATGCCGGTGTACCGGCCGCTGCCGGGAGCCGGCCGCGCCGGCGGCCACACCGAGCATCTCGCCCCGCTGCTCGCCGAGTTGCAGAGCGTGGCCCGAGCCCACCCGGAGGCGACATGGTGA
- the paaB gene encoding 1,2-phenylacetyl-CoA epoxidase subunit PaaB: MSDRTKGDWPLYEVFVRGKRGLNHVHVGSLHAADDQMALTHARDLYTRRNEGVSIWVVRSEHIAASTRDEKDPFFEPSADKVYRHPTFYDIPDDVPHI, encoded by the coding sequence ATGAGTGACAGGACCAAGGGCGACTGGCCGCTGTACGAGGTGTTCGTGCGCGGCAAGCGCGGCCTGAACCACGTCCATGTGGGCTCGCTGCACGCCGCCGACGACCAGATGGCCCTCACCCACGCCCGCGACCTGTACACCCGGCGCAACGAGGGCGTGTCCATCTGGGTCGTGCGCTCGGAGCACATCGCCGCCTCCACCCGCGACGAGAAGGACCCCTTCTTCGAACCCAGCGCCGACAAGGTGTACCGCCACCCGACCTTCTACGACATCCCCGACGACGTCCCGCACATCTAG
- the paaA gene encoding 1,2-phenylacetyl-CoA epoxidase subunit PaaA, with amino-acid sequence MATTHSAEAPDRDGLQEHFDATITRDQRIEPRDWMPDGYRKTLIRQIAQHAHSEIIGMQPEGEWITKAPSLRRKAILFAKVQDEAGHGLYLYSAAETLGADRADLTARLIEGRQKYSSIFNYPTLSFADVGVIGWFVDGAAICNQVPLCRSSYGPYARAMVRICKEESFHQRQGYELLLTMMRGTDAQRAMVQDAVDRWWWPSLMMFGPPDDASPNSAQSMAWKIKRHSNDELRQRFVDMTVPQADKLGVRLPDPELRWNEERGRHDFGTPDWDELKRVITGNGPCNDRRMERRRTAHEEGAWVREAATAHAAKQAARAKDGAAA; translated from the coding sequence ATGGCCACGACACACTCCGCCGAGGCGCCGGACCGGGACGGGCTGCAGGAACACTTCGACGCGACGATCACGCGGGACCAGCGGATCGAGCCGCGCGACTGGATGCCGGACGGCTACCGCAAGACGCTGATCCGGCAGATCGCCCAGCATGCGCACTCGGAGATCATCGGTATGCAGCCGGAAGGCGAGTGGATCACCAAGGCGCCGTCCCTGCGCCGCAAGGCGATCCTCTTCGCCAAGGTGCAGGACGAGGCCGGCCACGGACTGTACCTGTACTCGGCGGCGGAGACGCTGGGGGCCGACCGCGCGGATCTGACGGCCCGGCTGATCGAGGGACGCCAGAAGTACTCGTCGATCTTCAACTATCCGACGCTGAGCTTCGCCGACGTGGGTGTCATCGGCTGGTTCGTGGACGGCGCGGCGATCTGCAACCAGGTGCCGCTGTGCCGGAGTTCGTACGGGCCGTACGCGCGGGCGATGGTGCGGATCTGCAAGGAGGAGTCGTTCCACCAGCGGCAGGGCTACGAGCTGCTGCTGACGATGATGCGCGGCACCGACGCGCAGCGCGCGATGGTGCAGGACGCGGTGGACCGCTGGTGGTGGCCGTCGCTGATGATGTTCGGCCCGCCCGACGACGCCTCGCCCAACTCCGCGCAGTCCATGGCCTGGAAGATCAAGCGGCACAGCAACGACGAGCTGCGCCAGCGTTTCGTCGACATGACCGTCCCGCAGGCCGACAAGCTCGGCGTCCGGCTGCCCGATCCGGAGCTGCGGTGGAACGAGGAGCGCGGGCGCCACGACTTCGGCACCCCCGACTGGGACGAGCTGAAGCGGGTGATCACCGGGAACGGGCCGTGCAACGACCGGCGTATGGAGCGCCGCAGGACGGCCCACGAGGAGGGTGCCTGGGTGCGGGAGGCGGCCACCGCCCACGCGGCCAAGCAGGCGGCCCGTGCGAAGGACGGAGCAGCGGCATGA
- a CDS encoding TerD family protein: protein MAQSLESLVLRHTHRLPIPRGSAGDGATAARQFDAALMTAGFKLSAELLERLSGLSEAAVLHTARRTLRTVREMVGDHVRHNSYFIDFPANVPDTEEFWMRCLGKALDDGTARENVLTQLAHGVLNLLSLPTYGRYQHTYEEMLAAQDELIASAGDRVTVLHLGRDLDDEITELYLALAGSTTPLGEDDLPDLKVLAGRCALGPQPESIPVRENRAVVNEARLGVGAELLLDTVTDVLRLACALSGGDVTLREPTRFLALSRPVRRGLLAGLDAVVAANPAKLADVHAYREPFKRLGERLHPHEYPRWPHAAEVFAVARGEKEARSFDSRVEKLLDEFDITGAAKLLKSAPGKLFRALDLLLRIAADQAERDAVVAAAVEVAPKVSGRVLLSVREHFHNRDRETEAPRVFVNRRGRGWVMPDHRPAVPAADRDRLIAALDAETRRRLPAAGRLLIDPDVLDVALPLSGRATAAGLGVLPRGSVSKVDGDRLRFFVYWKETEDGTDYDLSALLLHRDYSTDSWLSYTSLTTVGGRHSGDVTEAPDGASEFIDLSLDRVRSTFIVPQVNIFAGEGFDEVEESFFGFMVRDGEQKGRPFEPRTVRMKSEMRGPGKVALPLVFRRGDDGRWHAKWLHLYLKGISSANRVEENQVSVSKVVRALVEREQLTVRYLIDLMSGGTTAVDLWDGGPVPDEPVTYIGLERPEGLHTDSRIITLENLRDLIPG, encoded by the coding sequence ATGGCGCAGAGTCTCGAATCGCTGGTCCTCCGGCACACCCACCGCCTTCCGATCCCCAGGGGCTCCGCCGGGGACGGCGCCACCGCCGCGCGGCAGTTCGACGCGGCGCTGATGACGGCGGGCTTCAAGCTCTCGGCGGAGCTGCTGGAGCGGTTGTCGGGGCTGTCCGAGGCCGCCGTCCTCCACACCGCCCGGCGGACGCTGCGCACGGTGCGCGAGATGGTGGGCGACCACGTCCGGCACAACTCGTACTTCATCGACTTCCCGGCGAACGTGCCGGACACCGAAGAGTTCTGGATGCGGTGCCTGGGGAAGGCGCTCGACGACGGCACGGCACGCGAGAACGTGCTGACGCAGCTGGCACACGGGGTGCTGAACCTGCTCAGTCTGCCCACGTACGGCAGGTACCAGCACACCTACGAGGAGATGCTCGCGGCGCAGGACGAGCTGATCGCGTCGGCGGGCGACCGGGTGACCGTCCTGCATCTCGGCCGGGACCTGGACGACGAAATCACCGAGCTGTACCTGGCCCTGGCCGGCAGCACGACCCCGCTCGGCGAGGACGATCTGCCTGACCTCAAGGTTCTCGCCGGGCGGTGCGCGCTCGGTCCCCAGCCGGAGTCGATCCCTGTCCGGGAGAACCGGGCGGTCGTCAACGAGGCCCGGCTCGGCGTCGGCGCCGAGCTCCTGCTGGACACCGTCACCGACGTACTCCGGCTGGCCTGCGCGCTGTCGGGCGGTGACGTGACGCTGCGGGAGCCGACCCGGTTCCTGGCACTGTCACGGCCGGTGCGGCGGGGGCTGCTCGCGGGCCTCGACGCCGTGGTCGCCGCGAACCCGGCGAAGCTCGCGGATGTGCACGCGTACCGGGAGCCCTTCAAGCGGCTCGGTGAGCGTCTCCACCCGCACGAGTACCCGCGCTGGCCGCACGCCGCCGAGGTCTTCGCCGTCGCCCGGGGCGAGAAGGAGGCGCGGTCCTTCGACAGCCGGGTCGAGAAGCTGCTCGACGAGTTCGACATCACCGGTGCGGCGAAGCTGCTGAAGTCCGCTCCCGGCAAGCTGTTCCGCGCCCTGGACCTCCTGCTGCGCATCGCCGCAGACCAGGCGGAGCGGGACGCGGTGGTGGCCGCCGCGGTGGAGGTCGCGCCCAAGGTCTCCGGCCGGGTCCTCCTCTCGGTCCGCGAGCACTTCCACAACCGCGACCGGGAGACCGAGGCACCCCGCGTCTTCGTCAACCGCCGGGGCCGCGGCTGGGTGATGCCCGACCACCGCCCGGCCGTACCGGCCGCCGACCGCGACCGCCTGATCGCCGCCCTCGACGCCGAGACGCGCCGTCGGCTCCCGGCGGCGGGCCGGCTGCTGATCGACCCCGACGTCCTGGACGTGGCGCTCCCGCTCAGCGGCAGGGCGACCGCGGCCGGGCTCGGCGTACTGCCGCGGGGGTCGGTCTCGAAGGTCGACGGTGATCGGCTGCGCTTCTTCGTGTACTGGAAGGAGACCGAGGACGGGACCGACTACGACCTGTCGGCACTGCTTCTGCACCGCGACTACAGCACCGACTCCTGGCTCTCCTACACGTCCCTCACGACCGTCGGGGGCCGGCACTCGGGCGATGTCACCGAGGCGCCCGACGGGGCCTCGGAGTTCATCGACCTGTCCCTGGACCGGGTGCGCAGCACGTTCATCGTTCCGCAGGTGAACATCTTCGCCGGCGAGGGCTTCGACGAGGTCGAGGAGTCGTTCTTCGGGTTCATGGTGCGCGACGGCGAGCAGAAGGGCCGTCCGTTCGAGCCGCGCACGGTACGGATGAAGTCGGAGATGCGCGGGCCGGGCAAGGTGGCGCTGCCTCTGGTGTTCCGGCGCGGGGACGACGGGCGCTGGCACGCGAAGTGGCTGCATCTGTATCTGAAGGGCATCTCGTCGGCCAACCGGGTCGAGGAGAACCAGGTGTCGGTGTCCAAGGTGGTGCGCGCCCTCGTGGAGCGCGAGCAGTTGACGGTGCGGTACCTGATCGACCTGATGTCCGGCGGCACCACGGCCGTGGACCTGTGGGACGGCGGGCCGGTCCCGGACGAGCCCGTGACGTACATCGGTCTCGAACGCCCCGAGGGGCTGCACACGGACTCCCGGATCATCACCCTCGAAAATCTGCGCGACTTGATCCCGGGGTGA
- a CDS encoding fructosamine kinase family protein yields MEVVAVTDRTAPGALAARLTGRPATGERRLSGTLAEVTLDDGRTVMVKLGDGPGAARAEAAGLRWLADAGSVRLPTVYGHDERRLVIDRVSQGAPDARAAVRFGGALAALHAAGAPAYGAAPPGGPREAYIGRAPMRNVHGADWPVWYAEHRVLPYLRRAVDDGTIRPAEATVVEQVCERLPDLAGPAEPPARLHGDLWNGNVLWGADGHAWLIDPAAHGGHRETDLAMLALFGCPHLDHVLTGYQEAAPLADGWTDRVGLHQLFPLLVHAVLFGRGYAEQALNTARAALAR; encoded by the coding sequence ATGGAGGTGGTCGCCGTGACCGACCGCACGGCACCCGGTGCCTTGGCCGCACGGCTCACCGGCCGCCCGGCCACCGGCGAGCGTCGGCTCTCCGGAACACTCGCCGAGGTCACCCTCGACGACGGCCGGACGGTGATGGTCAAGCTCGGCGACGGCCCCGGTGCGGCCCGGGCCGAGGCGGCGGGGCTGCGCTGGCTGGCCGACGCCGGCTCGGTCCGCCTGCCGACCGTGTACGGCCACGACGAGCGCCGCCTGGTGATCGACCGGGTCTCGCAAGGGGCACCCGACGCCCGGGCGGCGGTCCGCTTCGGGGGCGCGCTGGCCGCCCTGCACGCCGCCGGTGCGCCCGCCTACGGCGCCGCGCCGCCCGGCGGACCGAGGGAGGCGTACATCGGGCGCGCCCCCATGCGCAATGTCCACGGTGCCGACTGGCCCGTCTGGTACGCCGAACACCGGGTGCTGCCCTATCTGCGCCGTGCGGTCGACGACGGCACGATCCGCCCGGCCGAGGCGACCGTGGTCGAGCAGGTCTGTGAACGGCTGCCCGACCTCGCGGGCCCCGCCGAGCCGCCCGCCCGACTGCACGGCGACCTGTGGAACGGCAACGTGCTGTGGGGCGCCGACGGCCACGCCTGGCTCATCGACCCGGCGGCACACGGCGGCCACCGCGAGACCGACCTCGCGATGCTCGCCCTCTTCGGCTGCCCCCACCTGGACCACGTCCTCACCGGCTACCAGGAGGCGGCCCCCCTCGCCGACGGCTGGACCGATCGCGTCGGCCTCCACCAGCTCTTCCCGCTACTGGTGCACGCGGTGCTGTTCGGACGGGGGTACGCGGAACAGGCGCTGAACACGGCTCGAGCGGCGCTCGCGCGATGA
- a CDS encoding family 2B encapsulin nanocompartment shell protein — MTAPVSSSESAPDPADGQHFTSLSTQAARQLATTTKSEPQMQAITSRWLLKMLPWVDVKGGTYRVNRRLQLRIGRGRVQFDQNGADDVKVIPETLTELPALRGYTDIAALREISSRFRVREVRAGTVLFDAGQPVTEAYLVVHGRFTRYTTGKYGEEEVLGVVSDGDGMGDEAIGQTDPLWLSSVRAETAGVVLALNWDTLMAFVERTPSLAAQFDVFAEQQNRPMNRKGEADVPLEAGHVGELSLPGGFVDYDLAPREYELSLTQTVLRVHTRVADLYNNPMDQTEQQLRLTIEEIRERQEWELVNNREFGLLHNIDYGQRVSTFSGPPTPDDMDELLSMRRKTRLYLAHPKAIAAFFRQCNRRGLVPGTVNVGGHEMPAWRGVPLFPCSKIPISPQHTTSIIALRTGEKDQGVVGLHQTGIPEEYEPSLNVRFMGVDTTAIMSYLVTAYYSMAILVPDAAGILENVQIGWMPD; from the coding sequence GTGACCGCCCCAGTCAGCTCATCCGAAAGCGCACCCGACCCCGCTGACGGACAGCACTTCACCAGCCTCAGCACCCAAGCGGCACGTCAGCTCGCGACAACCACCAAGTCCGAACCGCAGATGCAGGCAATCACCTCGCGGTGGCTGCTCAAGATGCTGCCGTGGGTGGACGTCAAGGGCGGCACCTACCGGGTCAACCGGCGTCTTCAGCTGCGTATCGGCCGGGGCCGGGTGCAGTTCGACCAGAACGGCGCCGACGATGTGAAGGTCATCCCCGAGACGCTGACCGAACTGCCCGCGCTGCGCGGCTACACGGACATCGCAGCCCTCAGGGAGATCTCCTCCCGCTTCCGGGTGCGGGAGGTGCGGGCCGGCACGGTGCTGTTCGACGCGGGGCAGCCGGTGACCGAGGCGTATCTCGTGGTGCACGGCCGGTTCACGCGCTACACCACCGGCAAGTACGGCGAGGAGGAGGTTCTCGGAGTCGTCTCCGACGGTGACGGGATGGGCGACGAGGCCATCGGGCAGACCGATCCGCTGTGGCTCAGCTCGGTGCGGGCCGAGACCGCGGGGGTGGTGCTGGCGCTCAACTGGGACACGCTGATGGCGTTCGTGGAGCGCACCCCGTCGCTGGCGGCCCAGTTCGACGTGTTCGCCGAGCAGCAGAACCGGCCCATGAACCGCAAGGGCGAGGCCGATGTCCCCCTGGAGGCCGGGCATGTGGGCGAGCTGTCGCTGCCCGGCGGCTTCGTCGACTACGACCTCGCACCCCGCGAGTACGAACTGTCACTCACGCAGACGGTGTTGCGGGTTCACACCCGCGTCGCGGACCTCTACAACAACCCGATGGACCAGACCGAGCAGCAACTCCGTCTGACCATCGAGGAGATCCGCGAACGCCAGGAGTGGGAGCTGGTCAACAACCGGGAGTTCGGGCTGCTGCACAACATCGACTACGGGCAGCGCGTCAGTACCTTCTCCGGCCCGCCGACGCCGGACGACATGGACGAGTTGCTGTCGATGCGCCGCAAGACCCGGCTGTACCTGGCCCACCCGAAGGCGATCGCGGCGTTCTTCCGGCAGTGCAACCGGCGTGGTCTGGTCCCCGGCACGGTGAACGTCGGCGGGCACGAGATGCCCGCGTGGCGCGGTGTGCCGCTGTTCCCGTGCAGCAAGATCCCGATCAGCCCGCAGCACACCACGAGCATCATCGCGCTGCGCACGGGCGAGAAGGACCAGGGGGTCGTGGGCCTGCACCAGACGGGCATCCCCGAGGAGTACGAGCCCTCGCTGAACGTGCGGTTCATGGGCGTCGACACCACAGCGATCATGAGCTATCTGGTCACCGCCTACTACTCGATGGCGATCCTCGTGCCGGACGCCGCCGGGATCCTGGAGAACGTGCAGATCGGGTGGATGCCGGACTGA
- a CDS encoding family 2 encapsulin nanocompartment cargo protein terpene cyclase, with amino-acid sequence MSMQPAPVAATRTRLPGPPSPAPSRRARHSGVIPGLRHRPAVPADPVKVAEVERRLATWAERLELFPRQWQGQFARFGLGRAIVLAHPGGASLEHLTAAGKLLMAEHLVDNVYCEVDEGKGGSPRGLGGRLLMAQSALDPLHGTPEAEERWGHGVRADGPLRSYHFALRDYATLATPSQTDRLVHDLARLHLGYLGEAAWSETRYMPRVWEYLTMRQFNNFRPCLAVVDTVDGWELPEAVYVRPEVQRITALAGNASTLVNDLYSFAKEMAGDPDHLNLPKVIAANERCGLKAAYLKAVEIHNRIMEAFEEESAALSATSPLIERYAAGLAAWVAGNHEWHATNTSRYHLPDYW; translated from the coding sequence ATGAGCATGCAGCCAGCACCCGTCGCGGCCACCAGGACCCGGCTGCCGGGACCGCCGAGCCCCGCCCCGTCCCGGCGGGCCCGCCACAGCGGGGTGATTCCCGGGTTGCGCCACCGGCCCGCCGTGCCCGCCGACCCGGTGAAGGTCGCGGAGGTCGAGCGCAGGCTGGCGACCTGGGCGGAGCGGCTGGAGTTGTTCCCCCGCCAGTGGCAGGGGCAGTTCGCGCGGTTCGGGCTCGGCCGGGCGATCGTCCTCGCGCATCCCGGCGGGGCAAGCCTCGAACACCTCACCGCGGCGGGCAAGTTGCTGATGGCCGAGCATCTCGTCGACAACGTGTACTGCGAGGTCGACGAGGGCAAGGGTGGGTCACCGCGAGGCCTCGGCGGTCGGCTGCTGATGGCCCAGTCGGCGCTCGACCCCCTGCACGGCACCCCCGAGGCGGAGGAGCGGTGGGGACACGGCGTACGGGCGGACGGGCCGCTGCGCTCGTACCACTTCGCGCTGCGGGACTACGCGACGCTCGCCACGCCCAGCCAGACCGACCGGCTCGTCCATGACCTGGCCCGGCTGCACCTGGGCTATCTCGGTGAGGCCGCCTGGTCCGAGACCCGGTACATGCCACGGGTGTGGGAGTACCTGACGATGCGGCAGTTCAACAACTTCCGGCCCTGTCTGGCGGTCGTCGACACCGTGGACGGCTGGGAACTGCCGGAGGCCGTGTACGTCCGCCCGGAGGTCCAGCGGATCACCGCGCTCGCGGGAAATGCCTCGACCCTCGTCAATGACCTGTACTCCTTCGCCAAGGAGATGGCGGGCGACCCGGACCATCTGAACCTGCCGAAGGTGATCGCCGCGAACGAGCGGTGCGGGCTGAAGGCCGCTTATCTGAAGGCCGTCGAGATCCACAACCGGATCATGGAGGCGTTCGAGGAGGAGTCGGCGGCTCTGTCCGCGACCTCGCCCCTCATCGAGCGCTACGCCGCCGGTCTCGCCGCCTGGGTGGCCGGCAACCACGAGTGGCATGCCACGAACACCAGCCGCTACCACCTGCCCGACTACTGGTGA